The Sphingobacterium bambusae genome includes a window with the following:
- a CDS encoding DUF885 family protein, which translates to MTSIRKLTRNSVLCLSLLFSYQMTTAQNEDLYAHTTPIEPLIVQYGHDVQAINYFYGPMPKGWGNQYAAASPEQIQRLLTLDQSYLDKLKAFPYAKLETNGQVDFVLLKRKVTQDMEELQGNKQTYERLAKFLPFDKAIYDWEKLRRRGTVIDGEAIAKTLDQAAKSVDKAQADLESVKSLPYQDVNFLKETLNSLKLRLSSAYDFYNGYDPMFSWWGPAAYKKLVEKLDAYSEKLAAKSDWKVFDDGSMIGGTPIGRQELNKQLKDEMIAYTADDLLRLANQEFAWCEAELLKASKEMGFGNDWKAAQEKVKNSYVPVGHQPELILKLYNDAQQFIQKNELMDIPALADETWGMIMMTPERQLVNPFFTGGREISISYPTDGMTQEQKLMSMRGNNPYFSRGTVQHELNPGHHLQYFMNRRHKPYRERAFNTPFWTEGWTLYWELLLYSKGFAHTPEERIGMLFWRMHRCARITFSIKFHLGEWTPQQCINYLVDKVGFETANAHGEVKRSFEGGYSPLYQLAYLVGGLQLMSIKNELVDSGKMSYKQFHDQVIKENYMPMEMLRAIMTKQKLAADHEATWKFYKFN; encoded by the coding sequence ATGACATCGATACGTAAACTAACCAGAAATTCAGTCCTCTGTCTTTCGCTACTCTTTTCCTACCAAATGACCACTGCACAAAACGAAGATCTGTATGCACATACCACGCCGATAGAACCACTCATCGTCCAATACGGGCATGATGTGCAGGCGATAAACTATTTTTATGGGCCTATGCCCAAAGGCTGGGGAAACCAGTATGCGGCGGCATCTCCCGAGCAGATACAGCGTTTACTGACGCTTGATCAATCCTACCTCGACAAGCTTAAAGCATTTCCATACGCTAAATTGGAAACCAATGGTCAGGTAGATTTTGTTTTGCTCAAGCGCAAGGTGACGCAGGATATGGAGGAACTACAGGGCAATAAACAGACCTATGAACGTCTGGCAAAGTTCTTACCTTTTGACAAGGCAATTTACGATTGGGAGAAATTGCGGAGAAGGGGTACGGTTATCGATGGCGAGGCTATCGCAAAGACACTGGACCAAGCGGCCAAAAGTGTGGACAAAGCGCAGGCCGATCTGGAGTCGGTAAAGTCCTTGCCCTATCAGGATGTTAATTTCCTGAAGGAGACGTTAAACTCCCTAAAGCTACGCTTATCTAGCGCTTACGACTTTTACAATGGCTACGATCCGATGTTCTCTTGGTGGGGGCCTGCTGCCTATAAGAAGTTGGTCGAGAAATTGGATGCTTACAGTGAAAAGCTGGCAGCAAAAAGCGACTGGAAAGTATTTGACGATGGTAGCATGATTGGCGGAACGCCCATTGGTCGTCAAGAACTGAACAAACAGTTGAAGGACGAGATGATCGCCTACACGGCAGATGATCTGCTTCGCCTTGCAAACCAAGAGTTTGCTTGGTGCGAGGCCGAACTACTCAAAGCATCCAAAGAAATGGGTTTTGGCAACGATTGGAAAGCCGCTCAGGAGAAAGTGAAAAATTCTTACGTACCGGTAGGCCATCAGCCCGAGCTGATTTTGAAATTGTATAATGATGCCCAACAATTCATCCAAAAGAATGAACTGATGGATATCCCTGCCTTGGCTGATGAAACTTGGGGTATGATCATGATGACCCCTGAGCGTCAGTTGGTGAATCCCTTTTTCACGGGAGGGCGTGAAATCAGTATCTCGTACCCAACAGATGGAATGACGCAGGAGCAGAAGCTCATGAGTATGCGTGGCAACAATCCTTACTTTTCACGAGGAACGGTGCAGCACGAGCTGAACCCTGGCCACCACCTGCAATACTTTATGAACAGAAGGCATAAGCCCTATCGCGAACGGGCCTTCAATACGCCATTTTGGACGGAAGGATGGACCCTATACTGGGAGCTCTTACTATATAGCAAAGGGTTTGCCCACACGCCCGAAGAGCGTATCGGTATGTTGTTTTGGCGTATGCACCGCTGTGCTCGGATAACCTTCAGCATTAAGTTCCACTTAGGCGAATGGACCCCACAGCAATGTATAAACTATTTAGTCGATAAGGTCGGATTCGAGACTGCAAATGCTCATGGTGAGGTGAAGCGCTCGTTCGAAGGTGGTTACAGCCCGTTGTACCAGTTGGCCTACCTCGTGGGCGGGCTACAGTTGATGAGTATCAAAAACGAGCTGGTCGACAGCGGCAAGATGTCGTATAAACAGTTTCACGATCAAGTGATCAAGGAAAACTATATGCCCATGGAGATGCTACGCGCAATCATGACCAAGCAGAAGCTTGCTGCGGATCATGAGGCTACTTGGAAGTTTTACAAGTTCAACTAG
- a CDS encoding NAD(P)/FAD-dependent oxidoreductase, giving the protein METNKGTVVVIGAGIAGLSSAFYLVQEGWKVVILEKNTLEDNCSYGNAGMIVPSHFTPLAAPGIVAQGIKWMFDSKSPFYVRPNLSWNLVDWGLKFLKHANKAHVDRHAEAIRDLNLYSSGLYDGLAETPGFDFELEQTGIMMLYKSKEVQHEEIELAKRAQDLNLDVDILDAQQVQALEPQLKLDVLGAAFYKCDGKLYPPKLMQQLIDFLKARGVEFHPQTTVTNFVRSGQKVKEVLTNKGSFAVDEVIVTAGAYLPQLTSKLSLKTPLMPGKGYSFMYSPEENKTLKHAALLLEARVAVTPMNGQIRFSGTMELGSANDTIYSNRVKGIVESIPKYFPELDVAYPEDKIWFGYRPCPPDGLPYLGRVSKLSNVTIAAGGGMMGLSLGPAFGKAVADILAGRKTETDISAFSPDRFD; this is encoded by the coding sequence GTGGAAACAAATAAAGGAACCGTGGTGGTTATTGGTGCTGGGATAGCGGGGCTGTCATCAGCTTTTTATTTAGTGCAGGAAGGATGGAAGGTTGTTATTCTAGAGAAAAATACGCTGGAAGACAACTGTTCCTATGGCAATGCGGGGATGATCGTTCCGAGCCATTTTACACCGTTGGCGGCACCCGGCATTGTGGCGCAGGGGATAAAATGGATGTTCGACAGCAAAAGTCCGTTTTACGTTCGGCCAAATTTGAGCTGGAACTTGGTAGACTGGGGACTCAAGTTTTTAAAGCATGCCAATAAAGCTCATGTGGATCGGCATGCCGAAGCAATACGCGATCTGAACCTATACAGCAGCGGCTTATACGACGGCTTGGCGGAAACGCCCGGTTTTGATTTCGAGCTCGAGCAAACGGGTATTATGATGCTCTATAAAAGTAAAGAAGTACAGCATGAAGAAATAGAACTCGCAAAGCGTGCACAAGATTTGAACCTGGATGTGGACATCCTCGATGCCCAGCAGGTGCAAGCCTTGGAGCCTCAGCTGAAGCTGGATGTTTTGGGCGCTGCCTTTTACAAATGTGACGGTAAGCTGTATCCACCGAAACTGATGCAGCAGTTGATTGATTTCTTGAAGGCGCGCGGGGTAGAGTTTCATCCGCAAACGACTGTAACCAACTTTGTGCGATCTGGACAAAAAGTGAAGGAGGTATTGACGAACAAAGGTAGTTTTGCCGTTGATGAAGTGATCGTGACGGCTGGCGCCTATTTGCCGCAATTAACCTCCAAATTGAGCCTCAAAACACCGTTGATGCCGGGTAAAGGCTACTCCTTTATGTACAGCCCCGAAGAAAATAAAACATTGAAACATGCGGCGCTGCTCTTGGAAGCGCGTGTGGCAGTGACGCCGATGAATGGCCAAATCCGCTTTAGCGGCACCATGGAACTGGGATCGGCTAATGACACGATATACAGCAATCGAGTGAAAGGTATTGTTGAATCCATACCGAAATATTTTCCCGAGCTTGATGTGGCCTATCCAGAAGACAAGATATGGTTTGGCTATCGTCCATGCCCGCCTGATGGCCTTCCTTATTTGGGCCGAGTGTCCAAGTTGTCCAATGTCACGATCGCTGCCGGTGGCGGCATGATGGGACTCAGTCTAGGGCCTGCATTTGGAAAGGCTGTCGCCGACATATTGGCCGGCCGAAAAACCGAAACCGATATCAGCGCTTTCAGTCCGGATAGATTTGATTGA
- a CDS encoding AraC family transcriptional regulator produces the protein MKMIQFNVPSPKDKSVYVQEDKLSDFYPYFHKHEEYQFMWIVKGEGTLFLADSFHPFRENDIFLLGPNQPHVFKRNADSLEHTEVESVSIFFNLKGSLSSLFHMPELGSILAFILQNNNGFKVPNAYTGRIKRRIALLKKADMMDQLLSFFFLLKELSLVSHELKPLSVTTVLNKDDGFLRINDVCRYIKDNFRRAITLEEAADHANLTPQAFCRYFKKHTGLTFVSYLSELRIQEACKLITSQRYESIGLVAYNSGFNSITNFNRVFRSVTGFSPKEYYGRYKNNV, from the coding sequence ATGAAAATGATTCAATTTAATGTGCCCTCTCCAAAGGATAAGTCCGTGTATGTGCAGGAGGATAAGTTGTCTGACTTTTATCCTTATTTTCATAAACACGAAGAATACCAGTTCATGTGGATCGTTAAGGGCGAAGGGACGCTGTTTCTTGCAGATAGCTTTCATCCTTTTCGGGAGAACGATATTTTTCTTTTAGGACCCAACCAACCGCACGTTTTCAAACGCAATGCCGACTCTTTGGAACATACCGAAGTCGAGTCTGTATCTATCTTCTTTAATCTGAAAGGCTCACTATCCAGCTTGTTCCATATGCCCGAGCTAGGAAGTATCCTTGCCTTTATTTTGCAGAATAACAATGGCTTTAAAGTGCCCAACGCTTACACGGGCAGAATCAAGCGAAGAATCGCGCTGCTTAAAAAAGCTGACATGATGGATCAGTTACTCAGCTTTTTCTTCTTGCTAAAGGAGCTCAGCTTGGTATCACATGAACTCAAGCCTTTGTCGGTCACTACCGTGCTTAATAAAGACGATGGATTCCTACGTATCAACGATGTTTGTCGGTATATAAAGGATAATTTCAGAAGAGCGATCACCTTAGAAGAAGCCGCAGATCATGCAAACCTCACGCCGCAGGCTTTTTGCCGTTACTTTAAAAAACACACCGGCTTGACCTTTGTCAGCTATTTAAGTGAGTTGCGTATCCAAGAAGCTTGCAAACTCATTACCTCGCAACGGTATGAGAGTATCGGACTCGTTGCCTATAACTCCGGATTTAATAGTATCACAAATTTTAACCGCGTTTTTCGCTCTGTAACAGGTTTTTCTCCGAAAGAATACTACGGTCGATACAAAAATAATGTGTAG
- a CDS encoding DUF5695 domain-containing protein produces MRKAIKVPLVLLLLQAPFSGSVYAQNPFWEQVKKQPATLGIEKGSNSFQLSKLKLQILTASQTVASLKLKDDAQFDYTPDELLDKRDRNKFFHLGDINLSIRTAGSSAWTAYSSAKERQAVSPLKASGKTLAAADISASLGGIPLQITRSWENKDGDLVLRFQIKNGTKETYEIGALGIPMIFNNNMDWKNLDSAHADNVFFDPYIGKDAGYLQVNRLHGRGPSLLVIPQENAAFEAYSPLNSDPTPRSITFEGFHEWTIHSKAYAETDWKGVQQWNDPTSTTLKPGESKSFAVRFVLAPSIKQIEEELVRQNRPVAVGAPGYLLPMDNPAKLFLKYGKKVKNIAVFPSGSLSVEAQPQTAGKWASYTVKGNTWGRSRLQITYADGLVQTIQYKVIKPEEEVVKDLGHFLTTAQWYENPNDPFGRSPSVITYDYETKTPVTQHQNAWFAGLSDEAGAASWLAAIMKQLLQPNVEEINKLKRFANETMFGRIQHKEGKNKYAVVKSLFYYEPDSLPKGTYSDAINYKTWAAWPKKEADNIGRSYNYPHVAAAHWVLYRLARNYQQLVPEETWQTYLDRAFQTTVAMVEKAPHYAQFGQMEGSVFLLILMDLKKEGLNESAQKLEALMKERALHWKTLNYPFGSEMPWDSTGQEEVYVWSKYFGFDEKAQVTLNAILAYMPTVPHWGYNGSARRYWDFVYGGKLARIERQIHHYGSALNAIPVLTDYREHPDDFYLLRVGHAGMMGALANVTEDGFAPGAFHSYPSTLANDGISGDYGTGFYGYAVNSGTYIIRHPEFGWLAFSGSLNQEKDKIKVDVKTASKGRVFLAEEKLWLTTDAGKIASLSYDTKSKEIELQLSVDNPAFTPATLLNLSATSGYAIKDAQKDQQGRYVIPGQTATVKLVKVGK; encoded by the coding sequence ATGCGTAAAGCAATCAAAGTTCCACTAGTCCTCCTGCTATTACAGGCACCATTTAGCGGCAGTGTGTACGCACAAAATCCATTTTGGGAGCAGGTAAAGAAACAACCGGCCACCTTGGGCATCGAAAAAGGGAGCAATAGCTTCCAGCTTTCCAAACTTAAATTACAGATTCTGACAGCATCGCAGACGGTAGCTTCCCTGAAGTTGAAAGACGATGCACAATTTGACTACACACCAGACGAGTTGTTGGACAAACGAGATCGTAATAAATTCTTTCACCTAGGCGACATCAATCTTTCCATCCGCACGGCTGGTTCTTCTGCATGGACAGCTTACTCCTCGGCGAAGGAGCGTCAGGCGGTGAGTCCACTTAAGGCATCGGGAAAAACATTGGCTGCAGCCGACATCAGCGCCAGTTTAGGCGGCATCCCTTTGCAAATTACACGGTCTTGGGAAAATAAAGATGGCGATTTAGTTCTTCGTTTTCAAATCAAAAACGGCACCAAAGAGACCTATGAAATTGGAGCCTTGGGCATCCCAATGATCTTCAACAACAACATGGATTGGAAGAATCTCGACAGCGCGCATGCCGACAATGTATTCTTCGATCCTTATATAGGTAAGGATGCGGGCTATCTACAAGTCAACCGCCTACACGGCCGTGGACCAAGCCTACTGGTCATTCCGCAGGAAAATGCCGCTTTCGAGGCCTACAGCCCGTTAAACAGCGACCCTACTCCGCGTAGCATTACTTTTGAAGGCTTTCACGAGTGGACAATACATAGCAAGGCCTATGCAGAAACAGATTGGAAGGGTGTACAGCAGTGGAACGACCCAACATCGACCACATTAAAGCCTGGTGAATCAAAGAGCTTTGCCGTACGCTTTGTGCTGGCACCAAGCATTAAGCAGATCGAGGAAGAGCTTGTTCGACAAAACAGACCCGTAGCTGTCGGCGCCCCTGGTTACTTGCTACCGATGGACAATCCTGCAAAACTCTTCCTGAAATACGGTAAAAAGGTAAAAAACATTGCTGTTTTCCCTTCGGGGTCGCTATCGGTGGAAGCGCAGCCACAAACGGCCGGCAAATGGGCTAGCTATACCGTAAAGGGCAATACTTGGGGACGCTCCCGTTTGCAAATTACCTACGCAGACGGCTTGGTACAGACCATACAATACAAAGTTATTAAGCCTGAGGAGGAGGTCGTAAAAGACCTTGGCCACTTCTTGACAACAGCGCAATGGTATGAGAATCCCAACGATCCTTTTGGACGTTCGCCATCCGTTATTACCTACGACTACGAGACGAAAACGCCGGTCACACAGCACCAGAATGCCTGGTTTGCAGGCCTCAGCGACGAAGCGGGTGCTGCCAGCTGGTTGGCGGCCATCATGAAACAACTTTTGCAGCCCAACGTGGAGGAAATCAACAAGCTGAAACGATTCGCCAATGAAACCATGTTTGGACGTATACAGCACAAGGAAGGAAAGAACAAATACGCTGTTGTGAAGAGCCTTTTTTACTATGAGCCTGACTCCCTTCCCAAAGGAACATACAGCGATGCCATCAATTACAAAACTTGGGCAGCATGGCCGAAAAAAGAGGCCGACAATATTGGTCGTTCCTACAACTATCCACACGTTGCAGCAGCCCATTGGGTGCTCTATCGTCTAGCGCGAAACTACCAACAATTGGTACCGGAAGAGACATGGCAAACCTACCTCGATCGCGCTTTTCAGACAACCGTTGCCATGGTTGAGAAGGCTCCACACTATGCGCAGTTTGGGCAGATGGAAGGCAGTGTCTTTCTCTTGATCCTGATGGATCTTAAGAAGGAAGGGCTTAACGAATCGGCGCAAAAACTAGAAGCCTTGATGAAAGAAAGGGCCCTGCACTGGAAAACGCTGAACTATCCATTCGGCAGTGAAATGCCTTGGGACTCGACTGGCCAAGAAGAAGTGTATGTATGGTCTAAATACTTTGGCTTTGACGAGAAGGCGCAGGTTACTTTAAATGCGATTTTGGCTTATATGCCTACTGTGCCACACTGGGGTTACAACGGTAGCGCTAGAAGATACTGGGACTTTGTTTATGGAGGAAAGCTAGCGCGTATCGAACGGCAGATTCACCATTATGGTTCGGCCTTGAATGCTATTCCGGTATTAACGGACTACCGTGAACATCCAGACGATTTCTATCTGTTGCGTGTAGGACACGCCGGCATGATGGGTGCATTGGCAAACGTAACAGAGGATGGATTTGCCCCTGGCGCTTTCCACTCTTACCCCTCTACTTTGGCAAACGATGGAATATCTGGCGATTATGGCACGGGCTTCTACGGCTATGCCGTCAACTCGGGCACGTACATTATTCGACATCCAGAATTTGGTTGGTTGGCCTTTAGCGGCAGCTTAAACCAAGAAAAGGACAAGATAAAAGTCGATGTAAAAACAGCTTCCAAAGGACGCGTATTCCTTGCCGAAGAAAAACTTTGGCTAACTACCGATGCCGGCAAGATCGCTTCCTTGAGCTACGACACGAAGAGCAAAGAGATAGAGC
- a CDS encoding aldehyde dehydrogenase (NADP(+)) yields MRIDMSNEQIHAIVQDSLIGYQYLQKISLAERASLMHAIADEIEALGDELIQAAHAESALPLPRLQGEKGRTVNQWRSYANAVKTGIYAEARIDKGDGAAKADIRKYNKGIGPVAVFGASNFPFAFSTAGGDTASAVGAGCSVIFKEHPGHPNTSKIMAGAIAQGIAKFGAPAAVFGYVEGAAHAVGEALVLHPAVKAVAFTGSFRGGKALFDLGAQRQEPIPVFAEMGSVNPVFALPNYLAENLEAFATQYVGSLTLGVGQFCTNPGLLIAVKSEALDAFKERLETEVKKVAEATMLHEGIAQAYAQAKGKLSSQPDVALIAEGLSSDSSQAVAALYSTSATTFLANAVLGEEVFGPTGLLIECDDEAQLIAVLQALGGQLTITFAATVADIQQQADLFALAQEKCGRLLFNGMPTGVEVVYAMQHGGPFPSTTDSRFTSVGPDAVKRFLRPLSFQNWPNEFLPLELQDENPLAIERVVDNNRTV; encoded by the coding sequence ATGCGTATTGATATGTCCAATGAACAAATCCATGCTATAGTTCAAGATTCTTTAATTGGATACCAGTATTTACAGAAAATTTCGCTGGCAGAGCGTGCTTCCTTGATGCACGCCATTGCCGACGAAATCGAAGCTTTGGGCGATGAGCTTATCCAAGCGGCCCATGCCGAATCGGCGCTACCCTTACCTCGATTGCAAGGTGAAAAAGGTCGTACCGTCAACCAGTGGCGATCATACGCCAACGCGGTGAAGACTGGTATCTATGCCGAAGCCCGTATTGATAAGGGCGATGGTGCCGCGAAGGCAGATATTCGAAAATATAACAAAGGGATAGGGCCTGTAGCCGTTTTTGGTGCAAGCAATTTCCCTTTCGCGTTTTCTACGGCCGGTGGTGATACCGCTAGCGCTGTAGGAGCGGGCTGTTCCGTTATTTTCAAGGAACATCCTGGACACCCCAATACTTCGAAGATCATGGCTGGCGCTATCGCGCAGGGCATAGCCAAATTTGGCGCTCCAGCCGCTGTGTTTGGCTATGTCGAGGGCGCAGCACATGCCGTAGGCGAAGCGCTGGTTCTCCATCCTGCGGTTAAAGCGGTGGCTTTTACAGGTTCTTTTCGTGGTGGTAAAGCCTTGTTTGACCTTGGCGCACAACGCCAAGAGCCTATTCCTGTTTTCGCAGAAATGGGTAGTGTAAACCCCGTGTTCGCACTGCCGAATTATTTGGCAGAAAATCTAGAAGCTTTTGCCACGCAGTACGTCGGATCCCTCACATTGGGCGTAGGACAATTCTGCACCAATCCAGGCCTCCTCATTGCCGTGAAAAGTGAAGCCCTCGATGCATTTAAAGAGCGCTTGGAAACCGAGGTGAAAAAAGTAGCCGAAGCAACAATGCTTCATGAAGGCATAGCACAAGCCTATGCGCAAGCAAAGGGCAAGCTGTCTAGCCAACCCGATGTGGCACTTATTGCAGAAGGTCTTTCTTCCGATTCATCGCAAGCCGTAGCTGCTCTTTACAGCACTTCTGCAACTACCTTTTTGGCGAATGCTGTTCTTGGCGAGGAAGTGTTTGGGCCTACTGGTCTCTTGATCGAGTGTGATGATGAAGCACAGTTGATTGCAGTGCTGCAGGCGCTAGGCGGCCAATTGACAATTACCTTTGCGGCTACCGTAGCGGATATTCAACAACAGGCTGACTTATTTGCGCTGGCGCAGGAAAAATGCGGTCGTTTGCTTTTCAACGGTATGCCTACAGGCGTAGAAGTGGTTTATGCCATGCAGCATGGCGGCCCTTTCCCTTCCACTACCGACAGTCGTTTTACCTCCGTTGGTCCAGATGCCGTAAAACGATTTTTACGCCCATTAAGCTTCCAAAATTGGCCGAACGAGTTTTTACCGTTGGAGCTTCAAGATGAGAATCCCTTGGCTATAGAACGGGTCGTTGACAACAACAGAACCGTCTAA
- a CDS encoding dihydrodipicolinate synthase family protein gives MANLNWSGIFPAMLTPFHENGELNLEMLSVNIEAQLAAGIHGLILAGSLGEASTLTTDEKFELLAYTLKVVNGRVPVLLNLTENTTKAAVEFAKRAEQEGADGLMVLPPMRYKGDDREVVAYFKAIAQSSALPILVYNNPVDYATYISLDMFEELLQEPTIQAVKESTRDLTNITRLRNRFGDRLKILGGVDTIFLESIALGADGIVGGLVDAFPKETYAIYDLVKKGELEKALEIYRWFMPLLELDIHPKLVQYIKLAASKVDLSTPFTRAPRLELVGEEKEAITKIIDDALASRPQL, from the coding sequence ATGGCTAATTTAAATTGGAGTGGAATTTTCCCGGCGATGTTAACACCATTTCACGAAAATGGTGAGTTAAACTTAGAAATGCTTTCTGTCAACATTGAAGCGCAGCTTGCTGCGGGGATTCATGGGTTGATTTTAGCCGGATCTTTGGGCGAAGCAAGTACATTGACTACAGACGAGAAATTCGAGTTGCTAGCATATACGTTAAAGGTGGTGAATGGCCGTGTTCCCGTATTGCTTAATCTTACAGAGAATACAACGAAGGCAGCAGTAGAGTTTGCTAAACGGGCAGAGCAGGAAGGTGCGGATGGTTTGATGGTGCTTCCTCCGATGCGTTATAAAGGAGATGATCGTGAAGTCGTTGCTTATTTCAAAGCAATAGCACAAAGCTCGGCATTACCGATCTTGGTGTACAATAACCCGGTTGATTATGCTACCTATATATCGTTGGATATGTTTGAAGAGTTGTTGCAGGAGCCAACCATACAAGCGGTCAAAGAATCAACAAGAGACTTAACAAATATTACTAGATTACGCAACCGCTTTGGCGATCGCTTAAAGATTCTTGGGGGTGTAGATACTATTTTCTTAGAGTCTATCGCACTAGGAGCAGATGGTATCGTCGGTGGATTGGTAGATGCTTTCCCGAAAGAAACCTACGCTATTTACGACTTGGTAAAAAAAGGTGAATTAGAAAAAGCATTAGAAATCTACAGATGGTTTATGCCGCTTTTGGAACTTGATATCCACCCTAAGCTCGTGCAATACATCAAACTTGCCGCCAGTAAAGTAGACCTTAGCACACCGTTCACACGTGCGCCTCGATTGGAGCTTGTCGGTGAAGAAAAAGAAGCTATTACTAAAATAATCGACGATGCATTAGCATCAAGACCTCAACTTTAA
- a CDS encoding 4-hydroxyproline epimerase produces the protein MKKTFFCIDSHTCGCPVRLVAGGAPLLRGNSMMERRLHFMEEYDWIRKGLMFEPRGHDMMSGSMLYPPVDPQNDIAVLYIETSGCLPMCGHGTIGTVTIAIEEGLVIPKIPGKLRLETPAGLVLIDYKQVGEKVETVKLTNVRSFLYSEDLVVDCPDLGEIRVDVAYGGNFYGIIDPQANFEDISAFTASQLIHYGKIIRRLLNEKYEFIHPEDANIHGLSHIQWTGKPTKENSSGRNAVLVGENALDRSPCGTGTSARMAQWFAKGKLKAGEAFIHESYIGSQFTGKIEDAVTVAGKPAIIPSVEGWARITGYNTIFIDDNDPYREGFQVM, from the coding sequence ATGAAAAAGACATTTTTTTGTATAGACTCCCATACATGCGGTTGTCCTGTTCGCTTGGTAGCAGGGGGCGCGCCACTTCTTCGCGGAAACTCCATGATGGAGCGGCGTTTGCATTTTATGGAGGAGTATGATTGGATCCGTAAAGGACTGATGTTCGAGCCTCGTGGTCACGATATGATGAGCGGAAGCATGCTTTACCCTCCGGTAGATCCACAGAACGATATTGCCGTGCTCTACATTGAGACAAGCGGCTGCCTCCCTATGTGCGGGCATGGTACCATAGGTACCGTGACGATAGCTATTGAAGAAGGCTTGGTTATCCCGAAAATTCCCGGCAAGCTACGCTTAGAAACACCAGCAGGCCTGGTGTTGATCGATTATAAGCAGGTGGGTGAGAAGGTGGAAACCGTGAAGCTGACCAACGTACGGTCTTTTCTGTACAGTGAAGATCTTGTTGTCGACTGTCCCGATCTTGGTGAGATCCGAGTGGATGTGGCTTATGGCGGTAACTTTTACGGTATCATCGATCCACAGGCAAATTTTGAAGACATCAGTGCTTTCACAGCCAGCCAGTTGATCCACTATGGAAAGATCATCCGTCGCCTGTTGAATGAGAAATATGAGTTTATCCATCCAGAAGATGCCAATATTCACGGGCTAAGCCATATACAATGGACGGGCAAACCAACGAAGGAAAATTCTTCGGGGCGCAATGCGGTACTCGTGGGGGAAAATGCGCTCGATCGTTCTCCCTGCGGAACGGGTACATCAGCACGTATGGCACAATGGTTTGCAAAAGGTAAGTTGAAGGCGGGCGAGGCATTTATCCACGAGAGCTACATCGGTTCTCAGTTTACGGGCAAAATCGAAGACGCCGTCACGGTGGCTGGAAAACCGGCTATTATCCCTTCCGTAGAAGGATGGGCACGAATAACGGGCTACAACACCATATTTATCGATGATAATGATCCTTATAGAGAAGGATTTCAAGTAATGTAA